One genomic window of Quercus lobata isolate SW786 chromosome 9, ValleyOak3.0 Primary Assembly, whole genome shotgun sequence includes the following:
- the LOC115960416 gene encoding putative clathrin assembly protein At1g33340: MRVDMQEKLRTALGSVKDHASIGKAMIYNYNYHENGFSNIEIAVLRATGHDNGPIDDKHMHEILFLVSNSPGSIPFLAERISRRLCKTKDRLVALKTLVLIHRLLRGGNRCFEQQLRAAHVSGHLQIMTTRWFSKSSNNSDPSLCFLHKYSAYLGERMGWLINQAGRLEPAVTSTYQGLEFRCYEDKSIDMVFRKLPKCQLLIDRVLDCSPFDILPSDNLAQAAMSNTLKESFQVYLTFCEGIAALVNMFFDLTRPARALACDILRRASHQSQELYHLYENCKRIIENKNLEYPSVQIITMDHVMALEQCLDCPQINQPPAPASCGSVLSKTCSSTPPPILDCLSKSIKPRVLPTTAKEGKKNIENKSDISLSSTLFSCALETKISKVWVVFEEDDLHQPQVPVPVPVDSWLFNGKLCDFAKQHKLGDLVTNKDNEQSRPCGFQNPFTTCIDTSMVPKE; encoded by the coding sequence ATGCGGGTAGACATGCAAGAAAAGCTGAGGACAGCCCTTGGCTCAGTAAAGGATCATGCATCAATAGGCAAGGCCATGATATACAATTACAATTATCACGAGAATGGCTTCTCCAACATAGAGATTGCAGTCCTGCGTGCCACTGGGCATGATAATGGCCCCATCGATGACAAGCACATGCATGAGATCCTCTTCCTTGTGTCAAACTCTCCTGGATCCATTCCTTTTTTGGCTGAACGAATTTCTCGTCGTCTTTGCAAAACCAAGGACCGTCTGGTGGCCCTCAAGACACTTGTGCTCATTCATCGCCTCCTACGTGGAGGCAACCGCTGCTTTGAGCAACAGCTACGCGCTGCTCATGTATCTGGCCATCTCCAAATCATGACTACCCGTTGGTTTTCCAAAAGTAGTAATAATTCTGACCCTTCACTTTGTTTTCTACATAAATATTCAGCCTATCTGGGAGAGAGGATGGGGTGGCTCATTAACCAAGCTGGCAGACTTGAACCAGCTGTTACGTCCACTTATCAAGGCTTGGAGTTTCGATGCTACGAAGATAAGTCCATTGACATGGTATTTCGTAAATTGCCTAAATGTCAACTACTGATAGATAGAGTCTTAGATTGTTCTCCATTTGATATTTTGCCTTCAGATAACTTGGCTCAAGCAGCTATGAGTAACACCTTGAAAGAGAGCTTTCAAGTTTACCTCACATTTTGTGAAGGCATCGCAGCTCTTGTTAATATGTTCTTTGATTTAACAAGGCCTGCCAGGGCTTTAGCCTGTGACATACTCAGGAGAGCTTCTCATCAAAGTCAAGAGCTTTATCATTTGTATGAGAATTGCAAAAggattattgaaaataagaactTGGAATACCCTTCGGTTCAAATCATCACCATGGACCATGTTATGGCATTGGAACAATGCTTGGACTGTCCACAAATTAATCAACCACCAGCACCAGCTTCGTGTGGCTCTGTATTGAGCAAGACTTGTTCAAGTACACCTCCTCCTATCTTGGACTGTCTatcaaaatcaatcaagccCAGGGTACTGCCAACTACAGCAAAAGAAGGCAAAAAGAATATTGAGAACAAAAGTGATATTAGTTTGTCATCAACTCTTTTCTCATGCGCACTGGAGACCAAAATAAGCAAAGTTTGGGTTGTGTTTGAAGAAGATGATCTCCACCAACCACAAGTCCCGGTACCAGTACCAGTAGACAGCTGGCTCTTCAATGGTAAGCTCTGTGATTTTGCTAAGCAGCATAAACTGGGGGATCTTGTGACTAATAAAGATAATGAACAAAGTAGGCCTTGTGGTTTTCAAAACCCATTTACAACATGTATAGATACAAGCATGGTGCCCAAGGAATGA
- the LOC115960417 gene encoding uncharacterized protein LOC115960417 isoform X2 codes for MGSELVWRWCVAGNGLMRCFYNNNTTAIAKASSLYLSSPKPKPKILILTPVPPLALVRITRSSSSSFSLNLGQGYSSSSSNENNEKRKKKGGREYLEMTEQELMRECEMDTFKASGPGGQHRNKRESAVRVKHIPTGLIAQAVEDRSQHMNRASALARLRTLLALHVRNTVDIHTYSPPPDLLAILPLKSTLRSSGPQIGPNNPKFLLGMQALLDLILAVDGSVSEAAKYVGLSTGALSRLILSHDSLRMAVNQLRASKKMSWKPVNPNALNHMHALDVCCNARCFGPHHLIA; via the exons atgggAAGTGAATTGGTATGGAGATGGTGTGTTGCTGGTAATGGTTTGATGAGATgcttttataataataatactactGCCATTGCCAAGGCCTCCTCTTTGTATTTATCAtcacccaaacccaaacccaaaattttaattctaacTCCAGTGCCACCACTGGCACTAGTAAGAATAACaagaagcagcagcagcagcttCAGCTTGAATTTGGGTCAAGGATATAGCAGCAGCAGTAGTAATGAGAATAatgagaagaggaagaagaagggtGGTAGAGAATACCTGGAAATGACAGAGCAAGAACTGATGAGAGAGTGCGAGATGGACACATTCAAGGCATCGGGTCCAGGTGGTCAACACCGCAACAAGCGGGAGTCAGCGGTGAGGGTGAAGCACATACCTACTGGTCTTATAGCCCAGGCTGTTGAGGATCGATCTCAGCATATGAACCGCGCTTCTGCTTTAGCTCGCCTCCGCACTCTCTTAGCTCTTCATGTCAGAAACACTGTCGATATTCACACCTATTCACCTCCTCCTGACCTCCTTGCCATTCTTCCTCTCAAGTCCACTCTCAGATCTTCTGGCCCCCAGATTGGGCCCAATAACCCCAAGTTCCTTTTG GGAATGCAAGCTCTCCTGGATTTAATTTTGGCAGTGGATGGTTCTGTTTCGGAAGCAGCCAAATATGTTGGTTTAAGCACCGGTGCCCTCTCTCGCTTAATACTATCTCATGATTCTCTTCGAATGGCTGTCAACCAACTCAGGGCTTCCAAG AAAATGAGTTGGAAGCCCGTTAATCCTAATGCTCTAAACCATATGCATGCTTTAGATGTCTGTTGTAATGCACGCTGTTTTGGCCCTCATCATCTAATTGCCTGA
- the LOC115960417 gene encoding uncharacterized protein LOC115960417 isoform X4: protein MGSELVWRWCVAGNGLMRCFYNNNTTAIAKASSLYLSSPKPKPKILILTPVPPLALVRITRSSSSSFSLNLGQGYSSSSSNENNEKRKKKGGREYLEMTEQELMRECEMDTFKASGPGGQHRNKRESAVRVKHIPTGLIAQAVEDRSQHMNRASALARLRTLLALHVRNTVDIHTYSPPPDLLAILPLKSTLRSSGPQIGPNNPKFLLGMQALLDLILAVDGSVSEAAKYVGLSTGALSRLILSHDSLRMAVNQLRASKQLGI, encoded by the exons atgggAAGTGAATTGGTATGGAGATGGTGTGTTGCTGGTAATGGTTTGATGAGATgcttttataataataatactactGCCATTGCCAAGGCCTCCTCTTTGTATTTATCAtcacccaaacccaaacccaaaattttaattctaacTCCAGTGCCACCACTGGCACTAGTAAGAATAACaagaagcagcagcagcagcttCAGCTTGAATTTGGGTCAAGGATATAGCAGCAGCAGTAGTAATGAGAATAatgagaagaggaagaagaagggtGGTAGAGAATACCTGGAAATGACAGAGCAAGAACTGATGAGAGAGTGCGAGATGGACACATTCAAGGCATCGGGTCCAGGTGGTCAACACCGCAACAAGCGGGAGTCAGCGGTGAGGGTGAAGCACATACCTACTGGTCTTATAGCCCAGGCTGTTGAGGATCGATCTCAGCATATGAACCGCGCTTCTGCTTTAGCTCGCCTCCGCACTCTCTTAGCTCTTCATGTCAGAAACACTGTCGATATTCACACCTATTCACCTCCTCCTGACCTCCTTGCCATTCTTCCTCTCAAGTCCACTCTCAGATCTTCTGGCCCCCAGATTGGGCCCAATAACCCCAAGTTCCTTTTG GGAATGCAAGCTCTCCTGGATTTAATTTTGGCAGTGGATGGTTCTGTTTCGGAAGCAGCCAAATATGTTGGTTTAAGCACCGGTGCCCTCTCTCGCTTAATACTATCTCATGATTCTCTTCGAATGGCTGTCAACCAACTCAGGGCTTCCAAG CAACTTGGCATTTGA
- the LOC115960417 gene encoding uncharacterized protein LOC115960417 isoform X1 — MGSELVWRWCVAGNGLMRCFYNNNTTAIAKASSLYLSSPKPKPKILILTPVPPLALVRITRSSSSSFSLNLGQGYSSSSSNENNEKRKKKGGREYLEMTEQELMRECEMDTFKASGPGGQHRNKRESAVRVKHIPTGLIAQAVEDRSQHMNRASALARLRTLLALHVRNTVDIHTYSPPPDLLAILPLKSTLRSSGPQIGPNNPKFLLGMQALLDLILAVDGSVSEAAKYVGLSTGALSRLILSHDSLRMAVNQLRASKRCCRTQKRGCHGIILSFMVWFQIYKTHRQQPELPKRGGGGGG; from the exons atgggAAGTGAATTGGTATGGAGATGGTGTGTTGCTGGTAATGGTTTGATGAGATgcttttataataataatactactGCCATTGCCAAGGCCTCCTCTTTGTATTTATCAtcacccaaacccaaacccaaaattttaattctaacTCCAGTGCCACCACTGGCACTAGTAAGAATAACaagaagcagcagcagcagcttCAGCTTGAATTTGGGTCAAGGATATAGCAGCAGCAGTAGTAATGAGAATAatgagaagaggaagaagaagggtGGTAGAGAATACCTGGAAATGACAGAGCAAGAACTGATGAGAGAGTGCGAGATGGACACATTCAAGGCATCGGGTCCAGGTGGTCAACACCGCAACAAGCGGGAGTCAGCGGTGAGGGTGAAGCACATACCTACTGGTCTTATAGCCCAGGCTGTTGAGGATCGATCTCAGCATATGAACCGCGCTTCTGCTTTAGCTCGCCTCCGCACTCTCTTAGCTCTTCATGTCAGAAACACTGTCGATATTCACACCTATTCACCTCCTCCTGACCTCCTTGCCATTCTTCCTCTCAAGTCCACTCTCAGATCTTCTGGCCCCCAGATTGGGCCCAATAACCCCAAGTTCCTTTTG GGAATGCAAGCTCTCCTGGATTTAATTTTGGCAGTGGATGGTTCTGTTTCGGAAGCAGCCAAATATGTTGGTTTAAGCACCGGTGCCCTCTCTCGCTTAATACTATCTCATGATTCTCTTCGAATGGCTGTCAACCAACTCAGGGCTTCCAAG AGATGCTGCAGGACTCAGAAAAGGGGTTGCCATGGTatcattttatcatttatggTGTGGTTCCAAATTTATAAAACTCATAGACAGCAGCCAGAACTACccaaaagaggggggggggggggggggtaa
- the LOC115959081 gene encoding SNF1-related protein kinase regulatory subunit beta-2-like, with protein sequence MAGWRKGGAGPSGVKNFEYNNDHWMGFTEYYNAHHYNPQVFVTPIPTPRKFTPCEFIQSKMRHPLPGSMVHNENYFGGRLISVEITWYGGGNVVSVVGSWNNWQTKEDLQNIGKIASVTMMLPLGIHYFCFIVDGELKCALNLQRVNNSVGDHYNMLYLQEDALQLAAPAIANGGPDLSEFECPPSPPSSYNNQLFSFDELEIEPPNLPQQLEEALVDMPPVPNHTQLNHLYCSKTNDADQSVMVNSTERFGARYVTRAVYKAASKTKSWSKRFFFY encoded by the exons ATGG ctGGTTGGAGAAAAGGTGGAGCAGGCCCTTCTGGAGTTAAGAATTTTGAATACAACAATGACCATTGGATGGGCTTCACAGAGTACTATAATGCTCATCACTATAATCCTCAG GTTTTTGTGACTCCCATACCAACACCCCGTAAATTTACACCTTGTGAATTTATACAGTCTAAAATGCGGCATCCATTGCCAGGAAGCATGGTGCATAATGAGAATTACTTCGGTGGAAGATTAATTTCTGTTGAAATCACATGGTATGGTGGTGGCAATGTAGTATCTGTGGTGGGATCGTGGAACAACTGGCAGACTAA GGAGGACTTGCAGAATATAGGAAAAATTGCTTCTGTTACTATGATGCTTCCATTAGGAATACACTACTTTTGCTTCATTGTTGATGGAGAGTTGAAATGTGCTCTCAACTTGCAACGGGTCAATAATAGCGTAGGAGATCACTATAATATGTTATACTTGCAG GAGGATGCCCTACAATTAGCAGCACCTGCAATTGCAAATGGTGGTCCAGATTTGTCCGAGTTTGAATGTCCTCCTTCTCCACCATCAAGTTATAACAATcaactattttcttttgatgaaCTTGAGATTGAACCACCAAACCTACCCCAACAATTAGAAGAAGCACTTGTGGATATGCCGCCAGTGCCTAATCATACACAACTAAATCATCTATACTGTAGCAAAACAAATGATGCTGATCAGTCTGTGATGGTCAACTCAACTGAAAGATTTGGTGCTAGATATGTTACACGAGCAGTATACAAGGCAGCTTCTAAAACTAAATCATGGtcaaagagattttttttttattga
- the LOC115960417 gene encoding uncharacterized protein LOC115960417 isoform X3: MGSELVWRWCVAGNGLMRCFYNNNTTAIAKASSLYLSSPKPKPKILILTPVPPLALVRITRSSSSSFSLNLGQGYSSSSSNENNEKRKKKGGREYLEMTEQELMRECEMDTFKASGPGGQHRNKRESAVRVKHIPTGLIAQAVEDRSQHMNRASALARLRTLLALHVRNTVDIHTYSPPPDLLAILPLKSTLRSSGPQIGPNNPKFLLGMQALLDLILAVDGSVSEAAKYVGLSTGALSRLILSHDSLRMAVNQLRASKGLKPLK, from the exons atgggAAGTGAATTGGTATGGAGATGGTGTGTTGCTGGTAATGGTTTGATGAGATgcttttataataataatactactGCCATTGCCAAGGCCTCCTCTTTGTATTTATCAtcacccaaacccaaacccaaaattttaattctaacTCCAGTGCCACCACTGGCACTAGTAAGAATAACaagaagcagcagcagcagcttCAGCTTGAATTTGGGTCAAGGATATAGCAGCAGCAGTAGTAATGAGAATAatgagaagaggaagaagaagggtGGTAGAGAATACCTGGAAATGACAGAGCAAGAACTGATGAGAGAGTGCGAGATGGACACATTCAAGGCATCGGGTCCAGGTGGTCAACACCGCAACAAGCGGGAGTCAGCGGTGAGGGTGAAGCACATACCTACTGGTCTTATAGCCCAGGCTGTTGAGGATCGATCTCAGCATATGAACCGCGCTTCTGCTTTAGCTCGCCTCCGCACTCTCTTAGCTCTTCATGTCAGAAACACTGTCGATATTCACACCTATTCACCTCCTCCTGACCTCCTTGCCATTCTTCCTCTCAAGTCCACTCTCAGATCTTCTGGCCCCCAGATTGGGCCCAATAACCCCAAGTTCCTTTTG GGAATGCAAGCTCTCCTGGATTTAATTTTGGCAGTGGATGGTTCTGTTTCGGAAGCAGCCAAATATGTTGGTTTAAGCACCGGTGCCCTCTCTCGCTTAATACTATCTCATGATTCTCTTCGAATGGCTGTCAACCAACTCAGGGCTTCCAAG GGTTTGAAGCCTCTCAAGTAG